In Dama dama isolate Ldn47 chromosome 9, ASM3311817v1, whole genome shotgun sequence, the following proteins share a genomic window:
- the LOC133061902 gene encoding zinc finger protein 791-like: MDPVAFEDVAVNFTLEEWALLGPSQKKLYRDVMRETLSNLALIRDKWEDHYTEDQYKNQERNLRSHILQRLCESKEGSQCGENSSLIPNLNLNMKNSTKPWECSVCGKVFMSRSSLNRHLRSHTAPKPSKYQEYGRKPYKCRVCGKAFSYLQPFQKHESNHGIEKSYKCKECGKSFRYRQSVRKHERTHTGEKPYQCKQCGKAFRYHQTFQTHERTHTGEKPYECKQCGKALSCPSSFRSHERTHTGEKPYECKKCSKAFSCPSSLRKHERTHTGEKPYDCKECGKAFISLGSFQRHMITHTGVGPYKCKDCGKAFNCPSSYRIHERSHTGEKPYECKQCGRAFSCSSSFRTHERTHTGEKPYQCKECGKAFHWLTTFQVHVRTHTGEKPYICKQCGKALSCPTSFRRHERTHTAEKPYECKQCGKTFSSPLGLQIHERTHTGEKPYKCEKCGKAFVSLTSFRRHMMTHTGDGPYKCTECGKAFNCPSSFRIHERTHTGEKPYDCKICGKAFSCSSYVQVHERTHTGEKPYECKECGKAFIYRTTFRGHLRVHTGEKPYKCKDCGKAFSRPSSYRSHERIHTGEKLLECKHCGKAFNWPTSLHKHVMRMHTR; encoded by the exons ATG GACCCAGTGGCCTTTGAGGATGTGGCTGTGAACTTCACCCTGGAGGAGTGGGCTCTGCTGGGGCCTTCGCAGAAGAAACTCTACAGAGATGTGATGCGGGAAACTTTGAGTAACCTGGCCTTAATAA GGGATAAATGGGAGGACCATTACACTGAAGATCAGTACAAAAACCAGGAAAGAAATCTGAG aaGTCATATATTACAGAGACTCTGTGAAAGTAAAGAAGGTAGTCAATGTGGAGAAAACAGCAGCCTTATTCCAAATCTTAATCTGAACATGAAAAATTCTACTAAACCATGGGAATGCAGTGTGTGTGGAAAAGTCTTCATGAGTCGTTCATCCCTTAATAGGCACCTGAGATCTCACACTGCACCCAAACCATCCAAGTATCAGGAATATGGAaggaagccttataaatgtagagtatgtgggaaagccttcagttATCTCCAGCCTTTCCAAAAACATGAAAGTAATCATGGTATAGAAAAATCCTATAAATGCAAGGAATGTGGGAAATCCTTTAGATATCGTCAgtctgttcgaaaacatgaacggactcacactggagagaaaccctatcaGTGTAAACAGTGTGGAAAAGCCTTTCGATACCATCAAacctttcaaacacatgaaagaactcacacaggagagaaaccctatgaatgtaagcAATGTGGTAAAGCCCTCAGTTGTCCCAGTTCCTTTCGAAGCCATGAAAGGACTCATACTGGAgaaaaaccctatgaatgtaaaaAGTGTAGTAAAGCCTTCAGTTGTCCCAGTTCTCTTCGAAAACATGAGAGaactcatactggagagaaaccttatgattgtaaggaatgtggaaaagcttttatttctcttggaagTTTTCAAAGACACATGATAACACATACTGGAGTTGGACCTTACAAATGTAAGGACTGTGGGAAAGCATTCAATTGTCCCAGTTCATACAGAATACACGAAAGATctcacactggagaaaaaccctatgaatgtaaacAATGTGGTAGAGCCTTCAGTTGTTCCAGTTCATTTCGAACACATGAAAgaactcacactggagagaaaccttatcaatgtaaggaatgtggaaaagccttcCATTGGCTCACCACTTTTCAAGTCCACGTGAGAACTCACACTGGCGAGAAACCATATATATGTAAGCAGTGTGGTAAAGCCCTCAGTTGTCCCACTTCCTTTCGAAGACATGAGCGGACTCACACTGCAGAGAAACCGTATGAATgtaagcagtgtggaaaaacctTCAGTTCTCCTCTAGGTCTGCAGATACATGAAAGAACTCACACTGGGGAGAAACCCTATAAATGTGAGAAATGTGGGAAAGCATTCGTTTCTCTCACAAGCTTTCGAAGACACATGATGACGCACACTGGAGAtggaccttataaatgtacagaatgtgggaaAGCATTTAATTGTCCTAGTTCATTTCGAATACATGAAAGAactcacacaggagagaagccctatGATTGTAAAATATGTGGTAAAGCCTTCAGTTGTTCCAGTTATGTTCAAGTACATGAAAgaactcacactggagagaaaccctatgaatgtaaggaatgtgggaaggCATTCATTTACCGCACAACCTTTCGAGGTCACTTGAGAGTGCACACTGgtgagaaaccatataaatgtaaaGACTGTGGGAAAGCCTTTAGTCGACCCAGTTCATACAGAAGCCATgagagaattcacactggagagaaacttCTTGAATGTAAGCactgtgggaaagccttcaattgGCCCACATCCTTACATAAACATGTCATGAGAATGCACACTAGATAA